The uncultured Desulfuromonas sp. genome has a segment encoding these proteins:
- a CDS encoding isoprenylcysteine carboxylmethyltransferase family protein has product MRSSLFILISVILLWISRRPLRNFRSHGFYRFFAFEGVVALVLINHPYWFDEPFSARQLLSWTLLISSIVFVVHGVQLLRLVGGRGQRRDMPENLAFENTVKLVEVGLYRFIRHPMYASLLLLAWGAFLKHPLFLTFGLALLTTLFLVATAKVEERENRRFFGDQYQAYCGRSKMFIPFVF; this is encoded by the coding sequence GTGCGCAGTAGTTTGTTTATTTTGATCAGTGTGATTTTATTGTGGATTTCCCGACGCCCCTTGCGCAATTTTCGCAGTCACGGTTTTTACCGCTTCTTTGCCTTTGAGGGGGTTGTCGCTCTGGTCCTTATCAACCATCCGTACTGGTTTGACGAGCCATTTTCTGCGCGACAGTTGCTTTCCTGGACGTTGTTAATTTCTTCAATTGTCTTTGTCGTTCATGGTGTTCAGTTGTTGCGTCTTGTTGGCGGTCGCGGGCAGCGCCGGGATATGCCGGAGAATCTCGCCTTTGAAAATACCGTTAAACTGGTTGAAGTCGGCTTGTATCGTTTTATCCGTCATCCGATGTATGCGTCCCTGTTGTTGCTGGCCTGGGGAGCGTTCCTCAAACATCCACTGTTTTTGACCTTTGGTCTTGCGCTGTTGACGACACTGTTCCTGGTGGCCACCGCCAAGGTTGAAGAACGGGAAAATCGGCGTTTTTTCGGCGATCAATATCAGGCGTACTGCGGCCGGTCGAAAATGTTTATTCCCTTTGTGTTTTGA
- a CDS encoding transporter — MVAGLLSLVPQVGRADDFDRYIMPISNPVYNAEARNKTMIRPIYLYQNLPEKVQTTVGKVPLDGHVTGIAVQATIALSERFSIVAVKDGYLDCEPDETLSSHSGWADLAAGLQYALIYDPENQLIVSARAVYELPSGDDEIYQNNGDGTVTPSVTFLKGFDRLQFSGTLGVILPLDSDEENTLLYDSWHLSYAVTNWFFPLIEFNHFYVLESGDRDVPDSGLGAIGTGDEDDLVAGIAEFSGCDLINLGGSNSDENRNYSTMAVGARFRLTDWLDVGAAYEFAVTDESAGMLEDRYLIDMVISVPL; from the coding sequence ATGGTTGCGGGGCTTTTATCGCTGGTACCGCAAGTCGGGCGTGCGGATGATTTCGACCGGTATATCATGCCGATTTCGAACCCGGTGTACAATGCCGAAGCTCGTAATAAGACAATGATTCGCCCGATTTATCTTTATCAAAACCTGCCGGAAAAAGTACAGACGACTGTCGGCAAGGTGCCGTTAGATGGTCATGTTACGGGCATCGCTGTGCAGGCAACAATTGCCTTAAGCGAGCGTTTTTCGATTGTTGCGGTAAAAGACGGTTATCTGGACTGTGAGCCGGATGAAACTCTGAGCTCTCACAGTGGGTGGGCGGATCTGGCCGCAGGCTTGCAATACGCGTTGATTTATGACCCCGAGAATCAGTTGATTGTTTCAGCGCGGGCTGTCTACGAATTGCCTTCCGGAGATGACGAAATTTATCAGAACAATGGTGATGGCACGGTCACGCCTTCCGTCACGTTTCTCAAGGGCTTTGACCGGTTGCAATTCTCCGGCACCTTGGGCGTGATTCTTCCGTTGGATTCCGATGAAGAGAACACGTTGCTGTACGATTCCTGGCATCTCAGCTATGCGGTAACCAACTGGTTTTTCCCTCTGATCGAATTTAACCACTTTTACGTTCTGGAAAGTGGTGACCGCGATGTGCCGGATTCCGGTCTGGGAGCTATCGGTACTGGGGATGAAGATGATCTGGTCGCCGGGATTGCTGAATTCAGTGGCTGTGATCTGATCAACCTGGGTGGCAGTAACAGCGATGAAAATCGTAATTATTCAACCATGGCTGTCGGGGCGCGTTTTCGTCTGACCGATTGGCTGGATGTCGGTGCGGCCTACGAGTTTGCCGTAACAGATGAATCCGCTGGAATGTTGGAAGACAGATACCTGATCGATATGGTCATCTCCGTTCCTTTATAG